A single Cryptococcus neoformans var. grubii H99 chromosome 7, complete sequence DNA region contains:
- a CDS encoding DNA polymerase alpha subunit A yields the protein MSKEALQALRESRAKGGRLSQWKPEATEIYDSVTDEQYRSIVGSRNDQDDFIEDDDGGDYVDHGLEDWDGAERDDEESEDEDDFEGEDEELRKARKLRRAKAKAKALANSGKVPKPSKPKPKASYSDYARPSSSSTYRAAAVPSAMQEDDFMANLLSSVTAASNETACRKRKSSPEIPSSDGYQAPSSDSSFFSSRKRYGGDSDDETVWDAKRGVMGKKPRVSDATITPRGMSRDGDQENGYSFDDTMDVDDIVVKPEPLDSEEEEEIQMRKARPLTATNKLNGAAGAKRRVINSTSVKNVIKREPSPAPVIAPKAAPEIEEIQSVMPHVNGKPKAKANAKHWSAIQESLAASSSNQTSELDTVSAPVGSTKPEKVMEKDGSLRFFWLDHLEQDGIVHLVGKVLDKQTGKYVSACVSVTGIERCLYVKPRAKRFARGFETDLDVSEEDVLDEFENFRSQVGIDQYRCKFVKRKYAFEDKDVEKGESDWLEVVYGFDQPAIPMDSSGATFSHIFGTNTTPFELFVVNQKIMGPSWLEIKDIAPVEKASSWCKLEFYVTDPSEVNPFSETDPSAPKDTPPFTIMSVSLRTIVNHRENKTEILSVSMRTWDNYNIEDPTPPDQLRSQLNTIVRPIERFPNGLESKARSEKSQFQTVKTERALLNSMLGMIYRHDPDVIVGHNFLGGGFEALLYRMKELKADHWSRIGRFRRKGMNVSKMGSNVKLMAGRLVADLSSDAAKGMISSTTWSLTEMTNTHLKIQREDVDPEDTAGYFDHTATSPDRLIKFIRLCEVDAFFQMAIAARVQILPLTKQLTNLAGNSWNLTLNGGRAVRNEFILLHEFHRLEYVCPDKAPYKVKTRPTGDDDEVTEDIIAMKGQRGKAKYAGGLVFEPKRGLWDKYIIIMDFNSLYPSIIQEYNIDFTTVDRDEDENPEEEKIPDVPSSDVPQGVLPRIIATLVNRRRQVKTLMKDKSATPAKLLQYDIKQQALKLTANSMYGCLGFAGSRFSSRPLAALTTFKGREILTHTRELAESLQLDVVYGDTDSVFVNSNVTTYPEALKIANEFKRLVNERYKLLEIDLDAVFERILLLNKKKYAAVKIDEAGERSTEVKGLDMKRREFSKVSKDASAAVLKEILSGEATEVVVEKIHELLTKLGEAVRNSEIPIDDYIIFKRLGKNPEDYPDKKSQPHVQVALRMKQKGATVRAHDVIPYIICLDEHGKGGKTASADRAFHPDDLRRQGSELKIDHEYYLDQQILHPILRLCETIEGTERARLAECLGLDPLRYTSAGTAEAQEKEFFTFDSQISDNDRFRDADPLNLICPSCKEETVFVGLPSDASEVSNIRANGICCNSCQSVIHPASLQLQLENQIRSHISKYYLGWMTCDGEGCGLRTRAMSVYGKRCLGFIKENCWGTMRLEYTDAKLYNQLLYYRSLFDVEKILNAVRGSQRFDEIRPLTTANQQVLSKLVAVTDTYLDKNGRRYVDLKGLFGFMERIKI from the exons ATGTCGAAGGAAGCTTTGCAGGCTCTGCGGGAGTCTCGTGCGAAAGGTGGCCGACTTTCACAATGGAAG CCCGAAGCAACGGAGATTTACGATTCTGTCACAGATGAACAGTATCGCTCCATTGTAGGCTCACGTAACGATCAAGACGACTTTATcgaggatgacgatggtgGTGATTATGTCGACCACGGGTTGGAAGACTGGGATGGTGCggagagagatgatgaggaaagcgaagatgaagatgattttgaaggggaagatgaggagctGAGGAAAG CGCGAAAATTGAGAAGagccaaagccaaagccaaagcaCTCGCCAATTCTGGCAAAGTCCCCAAACCATCaaaacccaaacccaaagcAAGCTACTCTGACTATGCACgaccttcatcatcatcaacctATCGTGCTGCTGCCGTCCCCAGCGCGATGCAAGAGGACGATTTTATGGCCAATCTCTTGTCTTCAGTGACAGCCGCGTCAAATGAGACAGCTTGCCGCAAACGGAAGTCTTCTCCAGAAATCCCGTCCTCCGATGGTTACCAAGCTCCCAGTTCCGACAGTTCATTCTTTTCgtcgaggaagaggtaCGGAGGGGATAGTGATGACGAGACTGTATGGGACGCGAAGCGCGGCGTGATGGGCAAGAAGCCTCGGGTTTCAGATGCTACGATCACCCCAAGAGGGATGAGTCGTGACGGGGATCAGGAAAACGGATACTCATTCGACGATACcatggatgttgatgatataGTTGTCAAGCCCGAACCTCTAGAcagtgaggaagaagaggagattcAAATGCGCAAAGCCAGACCTCTCACAGCAACGAACAAACTTAATGGTGCGGCTGGTGCCAAACGCAGAGTTATCAACTCAACATCTGTCAAGAACGTGATCAAGCGGGAACCCTCACCCGCCCCTGTCATCGCTCCAAAAGCCGCCCCAGAAATAGAAGAAATACAATCGGTCATGCCTCACGTCAATGGCAAACCTAAAGCCAAAGCAAACGCCAAACATTGGTCTGCCATTCAGGAATCTCTTGcggcatcttcctccaaccAAACGTCTGAGCTTGACACCGTCAGTGCCCCTGTTGGTTCAACAAAGCCCGAGAAGGtaatggagaaggatggttCATTGAGATTCTTCTGGCTTGACCACTTGGAGCAAGATGGAATCGTTCATCTCGTGGGTAAAGTGCTTGACAAGCAAACAGGAAAGTACGTCAGCGCTTGTGTCTCAGTGACGGGAATTGAGCGGTGTCTCTATGTCAAGCCTCGTGCCAAAAGATTTG CGCGTGGATTTGAAACCGATCTCGATGtgtcggaagaagacgttTTAGACGAGTTTGAAAATTTCCGTTCTCAAGTAGGTATCGATCAGTACCGTTGCAAGTTTGTCAAGCGCAAATACGCATTTGAGGACAAGGATGtggaaaagggagaaagCGATTGGTTAGAGGTTGTCTATGGTTTTGACC AACCTGCTATTCCCATGGACTCGAGTGGTGCGACTTTCAGTCATATTTTTGGCACAAACACCACTCCTTTCGAATTGTTCGTCGTTAATCAGAAGATTATGGGTCCTTCATGGCTTGAAATCAAAGATATCGCTCCTGTTGAGAAGGCC TCATCGTGGTGCAAGCTTGAGTTCTACGTGACCGATCCCTCGGAAGTCAACCCGTTCTCCGAAACCGACCCTTCCGCACCTAAAGATACGCCCCCTTTTACTATCATGTCCGTTTCCCTCCGCACCATTGTTAACCACCGCGAGAACAAGACCGAGATTCTGTCCGTCTCTATGAGGACATGGGATAATTATAACATTGAAGATCCCACCCCTCCTGATCAACTCCGATCCCAGCTCAACACCATCGTTCGACCTATCGAGCGTTTTCCCAACGGCCTCGAATCCAAAGCGCGATCAGAAAAATCCCAATTCCAAACGGTGAAAACGGAACGAGCTCTACTCAACTCTATGTTGGGTATGATCTACCGCCACGATCCCGATGTTATTGTGGGGCATAATTTCTTGGGAGGCGGGTTTGAAGCATTATTGTATAGGATGAAAGAGCTCAAAGCAGATCATTGGTCGAGAATAGGAAGGTTtaggaggaagggaatgAACGTTAGTAAGATGGGAAGTAATGTGAAGCTCATGGCCGGTCGTTTGGTTGCGGATTTATCAAGTGATGCCGCTAAG GGTATGATTTCATCAACGACCTGGTCTCTCACCGAGATGACCAACACCCACCTCAAGATCCAAAGGGAAGACGTCGATCCAGAAGACACTGCCGGTTATTTTGACCATACTGCCACTTCGCCTGATAGATTGATCAAGTTTATCAGACTGTGCGAGGTtgatgcctttttccaaatGGCGATTGCTGCGAGGGTACAAATCTTGCCATTGACCAAGCAGCTGACCAACTTGGCTGGTAATTCATG GAATCTGACTCTCAACGGTGGTCGTGCGGTCCGTAATGAgttcatccttcttcacgAGTTCCACCGACTTGAGTACGTTTGTCCGGATAAAGCCCCTTACAAAGTAAAGACCAGACCGActggggatgatgatgaggttACGGAAGACATCATAGCTATGAAGGgccaaagaggaaaggcCAAGTATGCTGGCGGTTTGGTCTTTGAACCTAAAAGAGGATTGTGGGACAAGTACATCATCATTATGGACTTCAATTCGCTTTATCCAAGTATTATTCAAGAATACAACATCGATTTTACAACTGTCGACAGggacgaggacgagaaT cccgaagaagagaaaatcCCAGATGTTCCTTCCAGCGATGTACCTCAAGGTGTTCTACCCCGTATTATTGCGACTCTCGTCAACCGGCGTCGTCAAGTCAAGACCCTTATGAAGGATAAGTCCGCAACCCCTGCTAAGCTTTTACAA TATGATATCAAGCAACAAGCCCTCAAACTCACTGCTAACTCAATGTACGGTTGTCTTGGTTTTGCTGGCTCTCGATTCTCCTCGAGACCACTGGCCGCATTGACGACTTTCAAGGGTCGAGAGATTTTAACGCACACCAGGGAGTTGGCTGAGTCTCTGCAGCTTGAC GTCGTCTACGGCGATACCGATTCTGTCTTTGTCAACTCCAATGTGACAACTTACCCCGAAGCCCTCAAGATCGCCAATGAGTTCAAGAGGCTTGTCAATGAACGATATAAGCTCCTTGAAATTGACTTGGACGCCGTATTTGAACGAATCTTGCTTCtgaacaagaagaaataTGCTGCGGTCAAGATCGATGAGGCTGGGGAAAGAAGTACTGAGGTTAAAGGTTTGGatatgaagagaagagaattCAGTAAGGTTTCGAAGGATGCGAGCGC TGCGGTACTGAAGGAGATCTTGAGTGGTGAAGCTACAGAAGTCGTGGTTGAGAAGATTCATGAACTCCTCACCAAGCTAGGAGAGGCTGTACGTAACAGCGAGATTCCTATCGACGACTACATTATCTTCAAG CGTCTTGGTAAAAACCCGGAAGATTACCCTGACAAGAAATCCCAACCCCACGTTCAAGTCGCTCTTCGTATGAAACAAAAAGGTGCCACTGTTCGAGCTCACGATGTTATCCCTTATATCATCTGCTTGGACGAACATGGAAAAGGCGGAAAGACGGCGTCTGCGGATAGGGCTTTCCATCCTGATGACTTGAGAAGGCAAGGCTCGGAATTGAAGATTG ATCACGAGTACTACCTTGATCAGCAAATTTTACATCCGATACTGAGATTATGTGAGACTATAGAAGGTACTGAGCGAGCACGATTAGCAGAATGTCTTG GTCTTGATCCTTTGAGATATACCTCAGCAGGCACAGCCGAAGCTCAGGAAAAAGAATTCTTCACTTTTGACTCCCAGATTTCGGACAACGACCGTTTCCGCGATGCTGATcctctcaatctcatcTGTCCATCATGTAAAGAGGAGACAGTATTTGTGGGCTTGCCGAGTGACGCTTCTGAAGTG TCCAATATTCGAGCAAATGGTATTTGTTGCAACTCTTGTCAGTCAGTCATCCATCCCGCCTCTTTACAGCTCCAGCTCGAAAACCAAATTCGATCCCATATCTCAAAGTACTATCTTGGATGGATGACCTGCGATGGCGAAGGTTGCGGATTGAGAACGAGGGCCATGAGTGTATATGGAAAGAGGTGTTTAGGGTTTATCAAGGAGAATTGCTGGGGTACAATGAGGCTTGAG TACACGGATGCAAAACTGTACAATCAGCTCTTGTATTACCGTAGTCTGTTTGACGTTGAAAAGATTTTAAATGCTGTGCGAGGCTCGCAACGTTTCG ACGAAATCCGACCCTTGACAACCGCCAATCAACAAGTTTTATCAAAACTTGTAGCTGTCACAGACACGTATCTTGACAAAAACGGGAGAAGATATGTTGATTTGAAGGGGCTGTTTGGATTCATGGAGAGAATCAAAATTTGA
- a CDS encoding small subunit ribosomal protein S2, producing MAERGGFGRGRGGAGGRGRRGPRRGGKKEEDKEWVPVTKLGRLVKDGKIKSMEEIYLFSLPVKEFQIIDLFLPALKDEVMKIMPVQKQTSAGQRTRFKAFVAVGDFDGHVGLGIKCAKEVATAIRGAIISAKLSIVPVRRGYWGSHIAEPHTVPCKVSGKSGSVMCRLIPAPRGTGIVAAPASKRMLQMAGIQDCYTQSKGCTATQGNFLKATMAALAKTYQFQSPDLWNVIAPGLTPYDEHSAWLAIAAKKAANY from the exons ATGGCTGAGCGAGGCGGTTTCGGACGTGGTCGTGGCGGTGCCGGTGGCCGAGGCAGGAGGGGTCCCCGACGAGGCGgtaagaaggaggaggacaaggaatG GGTTCCCGTTACCAAGCTCGGTCGATTGGTGAAGGATGGCAAGATCAAGTCCATGGAGGAGAtctacctcttctctctccccgtcAAGGAGTTCCAAATCAtcgaccttttccttcctgccCTCAAGGACGAGGTTATGAAGATCATGCCCGTCCAGAAGCAGACTTCTGCCGGTCAGAGGACCAGGTTCAAGGCTTTCGTTGCCGTTGGTGACTTTGACGGCCACGTTGGTCTCGGTATCAAGTGCGCTAAGGAGGTTGCTACTGCCATCCGAGGTGCCATCATTTCTGCCAAGCTCTCTATCGTTCCCGTCCGAAGGGGTTACTGGGGTTCTCACATTGCTGAGCCTCACACCGTTCCCTGCAAGGTCTCTGGCAAGAGCGGTTCCGTTATGTGCCGATTGATCCCTGCCC CCCGAGGTACCGGTATCGTTGCCGCCCCCGCTTCCAAGCGAATGCTCCAGATGGCTGGTATCCAGGACTGTTACA CCCAGTCTAAGGGTTGTACTGCCACCCAGGGTAACTTCTTGAAGGCTACCATGGCCGCCCTCGCCAAGACCTACCAGTTCCAGTCCCCCGACCTCTGGAACGTTATCGCCCCTGGTCTCACTCCTTACGACGAGCACTCTGCTTGGTTGGCTATCGCTGCCAAGAAGGCCGCCAACTACTaa
- a CDS encoding di- and tripeptidase: MAPSSPILSPSRSPLSGGRVNGDNASVNERTALQSGMLGERKDSGVRKDSLTREKKGKMPVLSHLLNVGNGTVLSLAADEKYVYAGCQSADNEITVFSRSSLQPLYRLLGHQGSVLALLIVEEKKWLVSSSSAGDVRIWSTETLDLLYVIHPCDDTSGDIYSLAWDERAGGTLYFGSQSCSIEWINFSDLCTFHQRKISGSAAGTVHVVPNGIDSSSRPGPSQRSGRYKPHKFFDNPPENGCSGSSTPCSPFPSNTARKETFSKAELDQVSVNLLEQTRPATEIEVPAESRLAFAHYGYVYALHTLSRPNGDKWLVSGSGDSDVKIWECHPSGGITLIRQFNSLSGAVLSFAFRDDLLYAGLQAGEIAVWDLETGACIRTIEAHEEDVLVMSALGGDVYTAAADGRVLRVNDEFDCTAAFKAHSGTVMSSTIVKSVKGDSWELITGGNDSYVKIWQVEASKETLQSGNVMDMEHEGDVMLYALSKLVAVPTISDDSHRESCRQGAHLLKKILSQLGASSEVLCGEQGKNPLVLATFTGRDIGKPRKRLLFYGHYDVQPAAEKRWITNPWELSGRNGYLYGRGVTDNKGPIMAVACAAASLRQRRELDVDLVMIIEGEEEAGSRGFASTVRAHKVDIGHIDAILLSNSTWIDEEDPCVVFGMRGVVYANLSVESNEENLHNGVDGGASSEPMFDMVRVLAALSDAKGVKVPGFYDSVRPATNEEMSLLRDVSSACGRPLDELIRVWRQPSFSIASINSSGSGNKTVIPRKVSTDISMRIVPDQDLETIVKGLKQFCRDTFQGLGSPNTFKIQVTHTASWWLASLESPYFKALEASVQDVWGVKPLKIREGGTVPTVFWLEKEFGAPCVHLPLGQSSDAGHLANERMRLLNLRNGKRVIEAYLTRLASI; encoded by the exons ATTCTTTGACACGtgagaaaaaggggaagatgcCGGTACTCTCACACTTGCTCAATGTGGGCAATGGCACCGTCCTGAGTTTAGCTGCAGACGAAAAGTATGTCTACGCTGGGTGTCAGAGCGCCGACAATGAAATCACC GTATTCTCAAGGTCAAGTCTTCAACCCTTGTATCGCTTACTCGGTCATCAAGGCAGTGTACTCGCTTTATTAATCGTCGAGGAGAAAAAATGGCTTGTCAGTTCGAGTA GTGCCGGTGATGTCAGG ATATGGTCAACGGAGACATTGGATCTGCTATATGTTATCCACCCATGTGACGACACTTCCGGAGACATTTACTCCCTGGCATGGGATGAACGCGCCGGGGGTACACTTTACTTTGGGTCCCAATCGTGCTCCATCGAATGGATTAACTTTAGCGACCTCTGCACTTTCCATCAACGCAAGATCTCTGGCTCAGCCGCGGGTACGGTCCACGTCGTACCTAACGGCAttgactcttcttctcgtcctgGTCCATCTCAACGATCAGGCCGCTACAAACCTCACAAATTCTTTGACAACCCCCCGGAAAACGGTTGCAGCGGTTCCTCCACCCCTTGctctcccttcccatccaATACCGCTCGAAAAGAAACTTTCTCCAAAGCTGAATTAGATCAAGTCAGCGTAAATTTGCTTGAACAAACACGCCCAGCTACAGAGATCGAAGTTCCAGCCGAATCCCGACTTGCCTTTGCACATTATGGCTACGTCTACGCTTTACATACCCTCTCGAGACCTAACGGCGATAAGTGGCTCGTAAGCGGTAGCGGTGATTCCGATGTCAAGATCTGGGAATGTCATCCATCAGGCGGTATTACTCTTATCCGTCAATTCAATTCTCTCTCTGGTGCGGTGCTCTCTTTTGCATTTCGAGATGACTTGCTTTATGCTGGTCTGCAGGCAGGAGAAATTGCAGTGTGGGATCTCGAAACTGGGGCTTGTATACGTACGATCGAAGCGCACGAGGAAGACGTACTCGTGATGAGCGCGCTGGGTGGCGATGTGTATACTGCCGCGGCCGATGGGAGGGTGTTGAGGGTGAATGACGAGTTTGATTGTACGGCGGCCTTCAAGGCACATAGTGGAACCGTCATGAGTAGCACGATCGTGAAAAGTGTTAAAGGAGATTCATGGGAGCTTATCACAGGTGGGAATGATTCTTATGTCAAG ATTTGGCAAGTAGAGGCATCTAAAGAAACTTTGCAATCTGGGAATGTAATGGACATGGAGCATGAGGGCGATGTGATGCTCTACGCTTTATCCAAGCTCGTTGCGGTCCCGACTATCAGTGATGACTCCCATCGCGAAAG CTGTCGACAAGGCGCACATCTACTGAAAAAAATCCTCTCCCAACTCGGTGCTTCTTCTGAAGTT CTCTGTGGAGAACAAGGAAAAAACCCTCTCGTTCTCGCTACTTTTACCGGTCGAGATATCGGCAAACCTCGAAAACGTCTTCTCTTCTACGGACACTACGACGTCCAGCCGGCCGCAGAAAAGCGTTGGATAACCAACCCTTGGGAGCTGTCTGGCCGAAACGGCTATCTATATGGACGTGGTGTCACCGACAATAAGGGCCCCATCATGGCTGTTGCTTGCGCTGCCGCTTCCTTGAGACAGCGCCGTGAATTGGATGTTGACCTGGTCATGATCAttgaaggcgaagaggaagcaggCTCGCGAGGATTCGCTTCTACCGTGCGTGCTCACAAGGTTGATATTGGACATATTGATGCCATTCTCTTGTCCAACTCGACTTggattgatgaagaagatccCTGTGTGGTGTTTGGTATGCGAGGCGTGGTATACGCTAATCTGTCGGTAGAGAGCAATGAAGAGAACCTCCATAACGGTGTGGATGGCGGTGCCAGCAGTGAGCCGATGTTTGACATGGTCAGGGTCTTGGCAGCATTGTCAGACGCCAAGGGCGTCAAAGTACCTGGGTTCT ACGACTCTGTTCGACCTGCCACCAATGAAGAGATGTCTCTCCTCCGAGAtgtttcttctgcttgcGGCCGTCCCCTCGACGAACTAATCCGAGTTTGGCGACAGCCTTCATTCTCCATTGCCAGTATCAACTCTTCAGGTTCTGGAAATAAAACCGTCATTCCTCGAAAAGTGTCGACAGACATCTCAATGCGAATTGTACCGGATCAGGATCTGGAGACTATCGTCAAAGGCCTCAAACAGTTCTGCAGGGACACTTTCCAGGGATTGGGATCGCCTAACACATTCAAG ATCCAAGTCACCCATACCGCCTCCTGGTGGCTTGCATCACTTGAATCGCCATACTTCAAAGCCCTCGAAGCTTCGGTACAAGACGTCTGGGGTGTCAAACCGCTCAAGATTCGTGAAGGTGGTACGGTCCCTACTGTATTCTGGCTGGAAAAGGAATTCGGAGCGCCTTGTGTGCATTTGCCTTTGGGTCAGAGTTCGGATGCGGGTCATTTGGCCAATGAGAGGATGAGACTTTTGAATTTGAG GAACGGTAAAAGAGTAATCGAGGCATATCTCACGAGACTCGCAAGCATTTAA
- a CDS encoding rho family protein translates to MSSSPNNRAIRRKLVIVGDGAAGKTSLLNVFAVGHFSESYEPTVFDNYVTEIELDGKPVQLALWDTAGQEEYERLRPLSYSKAHVILIAFAVDTPDSLENVTQKWIEEVRSICGKAIPVILVACKTDLRDKAVANGTYSPERFTDHATGQRIADSIGAKGYFETSALQNRNVDAVFEAATRAAVLVRDAGHGGVGATNGSFEGGGRKDWGREKEEKKFGCCVIA, encoded by the exons ATGTCTTCAAGTCCCAACAATCGTGCA ATTAGGAGAAAGCTTGTCATTGTTGGGGATGGTGCAGCAGGAAAGACCTCGTTGCTCAACGTGTTTGCAGTCGGTCACTTCTCAGAGAGCTAT GAACCAACAGTGTTTGACAACTATGTGACGGAGATTGAACTCGATGGGAAGCCTGTTCAACTGGCTTTGTGGGACACTGC CGGTCAAGAAGAGTATGAAAGACTACGACCCCTATCGTATTCCAAAGCGCACGTAATCCTCATCGCCTTTGCGGTAGATACACCTGACTCATTGGAGAATGTCACTCAAAAA TGGATAGAAGAAGTTAGGTCTATCTGTGGCAAAGCTATCCCTGTCATCCTTGTGGCATGCAAAACCGATCTGCGTGACAAGGCTGTCGCGAATGGCACTTACTCTCCCGAACGATTCACAGATCATGCTACT GGCCAAAGAATAGCAGACTCCATCGGTGCAAAGGGATACTTTGAAACTTCAGCTCTGCAAAACCGAAATGTCGATGCTGTATTTGAAGCTGCTACGCGAGCAGCAGTCTTAGTCCGGGATGCGGGCCATGGCGGGGTGGGCGCCACGAATGGGAGCTTTgaagggggaggaagaaaagattgggggagggagaaggaggagaagaaattTGGGTGTTGTGTCATTGCCTAA